The Cryomorphaceae bacterium DNA segment CAGAACATCCAGGACGTTCGCTTTACCTTTGAGATACTAAATGGCCGCGCATACATTCAGCCTTTCGATGTGAAAATTGACCAGATCAACACCAACATTGCCGGAAGCACAGGCCTCGACCAAACCCTTGATTACGCCATGCGCATGACCATTCCCACCAAAATGCTTCAAGGTGGTGCGCTCGATATGGTGCAGGGCCTGATTGGTCAGGCAGGAGCATTGCTCGGTCAGGAAGTTTCCATCGGCGACAAGATTGACGTGGACATTGCCGTAGGAGGTACGGTAGAAAAACCCACGTTCCGCCCATCTTTTGGTGGCATGAAAGGAGGCAAAAGCCCCGCTGATATGGTGAAAGACAAAATCAAGGAAGAAATGGACAAAGCCCGCGAAGAAGTGGTGGGCCGCGCCGTGGAAGAAGCCCGTGCGCAAGCCGAACGCATTCTGAGTGAAGCCCAGAAACAAGCAGATGCCATTCGCCGGGAAGCCAAAACCGCCGCCGACCGCGTGCGTTCTGAAGGGCGTGCTGCCGCCAAAAAGCTGGAAGACGAAGCCGGCAACCCCATTGCGAAAGCAGCCGCACGCGCCGCAGGTGAAAAGTTGATTCGCGAGGCCGACCAGCGCGCCGACCAGGTAGAGCGCGAAGCCAATACCCGCGCCCAAGGCATTGTGGACGGCGCACGCAAACAAGGTGATAAACTCATTGACGATGCAAAAGCCACGGTGGAATAGTATTTGCCACGGGCCAGACTTATGAAAGCTATTAAATGGATGGGTTGGATGATGTGCGTGTTCATTGTATGGAATGCGCAGGCACAGGATCATTGCGAACCCACAGAAAACAAAAAGGCGCAAAAGCTCTACGAGCAAAGCCAAAACAAAAAGAAGTACGACTCCAGGCAACGCCACGGCTTTTTGAAAGACGCGCTGGATGAAGACCCCGACTGCGTTGAGTGCTATTTTGCCCTGGGCGAAAGCTCTTTCAAACGGGCCCAGTCTGGAGGAACGTCTTACTCCGGTTCGGTGGGGTACTTCAAGTCCCTGATTGAACGCTGCACCCACTACCACACCGATGTGTACTACTACCTGGGAGTAGCGCATTACGCCATGCAGGATTATGCCGGTGCACACCAATATTTCAAGGCTTTTGTTGAATTTCCGGACGAGCCTGACCGGATGTCGCGCGATTACACCCGCAAGTACGACGAGGTAATGGACATCCTGCCGGAAGTGGAGTTTTACGCTGAATTCCTCAACAACCCCGTTCCGTTTAATCCGGTAATTGTAAAAGGCGTTTCCTCCGAGTGGGATGAGTATTTACCCATGCTCTCGCCCGACAACCTCCTGATGTTTTTCACCCGAAAACTTGAGCGCAAAGCCAAAGGCGATTTATACGGCCGCGAAGTGGAGGAATTCACCATGAGCCGACGCGAACATCCGGGCGGCACTTTCGATAACGGCGAGGCCCTGCCCCCACCCTTCAACATCGGCGATAATTATGGCGGTGTTACCCTTTCGGTTGACAACCGCGAAATGATTATCACGGTATGTCGCCCCGGAAAAATGGGCTACACCAACTGCGATTTGTACAGCACCACATGGGAGAAGGTGTATGATGAACGCACCGGCAAGGAGATATTCAAGTGGGGCGAACTGGTAAACCTGGGCCCAAATGTAAACACCGACGATGGCTGGGAAGCACAACCCTCGCTCTCGGCCGACGGAAATACGCTGTTCTTTGCCACAGCCCGCGAGCACAGCACACCCGATTCGCAAGGAAATCCGAGCATTGACATTTTCTACAGCGTGCGCGGTGCCGACGGCACGTGGGGCGTTGCCAAAAGCATCGGTGAGTCCATCAACACGGGCGGACATGAAAAATCGCCCTTTATGCACACCGACAGCAAGACCCTGTACTTTTCGTGCGACAGCAGACCGGGGGCAGGTGGCTACGACATTTTTTACACCCGTCAGCAGGAAGACGGAAGCTGGACGCCACCCAAAAACATCGGTGTTCCCATCAACACCGCCGAAGATGAACACGGATTGATTGTGAGTACAGACGGTAACCGGGCCTATTATGCGTCAAAAGGAATACCGGGTGCCCGAGGTCTGGACATTGTGTCGTTTGAAATGCCCGAAAAAGCCCGGCCCGAAAAGGTGATGCTTGTGAAGGGCGAGATGACCGATGAGTCGGGGCAGTTGGTAGAAGGCGCCCGTGTAGAGCTTCACTACGCCGAAAGCAAAAGGGTTGACCGCGTTCCGGTGAATCAGGAAACCGGCAGCTACGTGGCCGTGATTAACGTGGAGCATGAGGACGTGGTAATGACCATCGAGAAAGAAGGCCACGCCTTTGAGGCGCACGTGTACACCAAAGAAATGGCCGAAGAAAGCATGGGGGTTGCCGAATTAAAAAGTGAGGTAAAGCCCATCCGGGCCAACAAGCCCTACACCATTCACGATATCTTCTACGCTACCAACTCGGCCGAAATTGATGCAAAATCCAAGCTCATCCTCGTTCAATTTGCTACCTATCTCAACCGCAACCCCAACATGAAAATTGAGATTGCCGGACATACTGATAGCCGGGGCGACCGCGAAATGAACATGCTCTTGTCTCAGGAACGCGCTTTTGAGGTGAAGAAATTTCTGGAGCAATCGGGTGTGGCCGCCCAGCGATTGAGCTACAAAGGCTACGGTCCAACCAAACCCGTTGCCGACAACAATACAGCCGAGGGGCGGGCCAAAAACCGGCGCACGGAATTTATCATCCGATAAACTGTAAACGTACCCCGTTGGTGATTGATTCTTTGTACCTTTGCCGCTCGAAAAAATCACCAAAAAACACCCCATGAAACACATTGCATTGTTTTTGTTTGCGGCGGCGCTGTTGGCGTCATGCGGCGAGCAACCGGCTGCTACTGCCCCCGAAGCCACTGAGACAGCCGTTACGCTGAACTTTTACGGCGACACCATTGACACCGAGGGAGCTATTCACGCTTCTGAGCTTTTCGCCCTGGTGCAGGAGCACGGTACCTTCGAAGGAAAAGTAAAAAGTACCATTCACCAGACCTGCATGAAAAAAGGCTGCTGGATGAAAGTGGATGCCGGAAACGGCGAGGAAATCCGGGTAACCTTTAAAGACTACGGTTTCTTTGTGCCTACCGAGGGCGTTGAAGAAATGGAAGTGTATATGGCAGGTGTGGCGTACTTCGACACTACATCCGTTGAAGCACTTCAACATTACGCCCACGATGCCGGTAAAAGCGCCGAAGAGATTGAAGCCATTACGGAGCCTGAGTACGCGCTCTCTTTTGAAGCTACAGGCGTAATCATCAAGGAATAGTTCACGAGCTTTACGACATTTCAAAAGCCGCTCCTCAGGGGGTGGCTTTTTTTGTGCGGATTGAGGTAAGAATAGGTACTGGTCCACAAGCAAAAACCCCCGCCGCAATACCTGCAACAGGGGTTTAAGCAGTGCTATTCGAGAGTTTCATACCATCAGTCTTGAACCTTTATCGCCCGTTTTACAAGCAGTTCATCATCCACAAACAAGGTGTAGTGATACAACCCGGCGGGTAAACCGGCGGCATCCCACACGTAGGTGTAGGTACCTGCGCTTTGCTCTGCATTTTCGAGTTGCGCTACTTCACGGCCATTGCCATCGTGTATTTTCAGCATCACCCTGCCGCCCTGCTCAAGGGTGTAGCGGATGGTGGTGTGTGCACTGAAAGGGTTGGGCGTGTTTTGCCTGAGTATATTGCCCGACTCCTTTTTATCCTCATCCAGCGGATACATCAGTCCACCCTGCCCCTGACTTTTGGAACCTCCCGTACCATTGCAGCAGTCATTTACCTGCTCCTGAAGGGCACTTAACTGATCCAGCACATCAGCCAACACGGCATTCTGAGATTCAATGATCTCTTGTTGCTCCTGGATGGCCTTAGTCAGAATGGGAGTTAATCCTGCATAGTTCACACCGAGGTAATCAATAGGTTCTGCAGTGACATTACCCAAAGTATCATATGCGGTGAGCATGCGCGATGCACGCACAAGTTCAGGAACTACTTCCTGCATTTCCTGAGCAATCATACCGAATTTGGTTCCCGTAGAAAAACCAAGATGGGGAAATTGGCTTACATTGAATTGATACTGCTTTGGCTCCAAC contains these protein-coding regions:
- a CDS encoding DUF4920 domain-containing protein; this translates as MKHIALFLFAAALLASCGEQPAATAPEATETAVTLNFYGDTIDTEGAIHASELFALVQEHGTFEGKVKSTIHQTCMKKGCWMKVDAGNGEEIRVTFKDYGFFVPTEGVEEMEVYMAGVAYFDTTSVEALQHYAHDAGKSAEEIEAITEPEYALSFEATGVIIKE